One Haliaeetus albicilla chromosome 11, bHalAlb1.1, whole genome shotgun sequence genomic window carries:
- the EXOSC3 gene encoding exosome complex component RRP40: MAAGRGEAAEACVGRVVLPGDVLLLPARPDEDGERLRLGAGAAPRGRLLCGPGLRRCVAGLLVTKCGLLRHRQAGGGGGAAGGAYWVDSQQKRYVPVKGDHVIGIVTAKAGDVFKLDVGGSEQASLSYLAFEGATKRNRPNVQVGDLIYGQFLVANKDMEPEMVCIDSSGRSSGMGIIGQDGFLFKVSLGLIRKLLAPKCEIIQELSQLYPFELVLGMNGRIWVKAKTVQQTLIIVNILEACEYMTAEQRKQALAKLSGN; this comes from the exons ATGGCGGCGGGCCGCGGCGAGGCGGCGGAGGCCTGCGTGGGGCGGGTGGTGCTCCCCGGGGACGTGCTGctcctccccgcccgccccgacGAGGACGGGGAGCGGCTGCGGCTGGGCGCCGGCgcggccccgcggggccggcTGCTCTGCGGGCCGGGCCTGCGGCGGTGCGTGGCCGGGCTGCTGGTGACCAAGTGCGGCCTGCTGCGGCACCGCcaggcgggcggcggcggcggggcggcgggcggcgcctACTGGGTGGACTCGCAGCAGAAGCGG TACGTTCCGGTGAAGGGCGACCACGTCATAGGAATAGTGACGGCCAAGGCGGGAGACGTGTTTAAGCTGGACGTCGGTGGGAGCGAGCAGGCGTCGCTGTCCTACTTGGCCTTCGAAGGCGCCACGAAGAGGAACAGGCCGAATGTGCAG GTGGGAGATCTTATTTATGGTCAGTTCCTTGTAGCAAATAAAGACATGGAACCAGAGATGGTCTGTATAGACAGCAGTGGAAGATCAAGTGGAATGGGAATAATTGGACAAGATGGCTTCCTCTTTAAAGTTTCCTTAGGTCTAATAAGAAA ACTCTTGGCTCCCAAATGTGAAATAATTCAGGAGTTGTCACAATTGTACCCGTTTGAGCTGGTGCTGGGAATGAATGGAAGAATATGGGTAAAAGCAAAAACAGTTCAACAGACTTTAATTATAGTAAATATTTTGGAAGCCTGTGAGTATATGactgcagaacagagaaaacaagctCTTGCCAAATTGTCAGGGAAttga